A single window of Nicotiana tomentosiformis chromosome 1, ASM39032v3, whole genome shotgun sequence DNA harbors:
- the LOC104120389 gene encoding syntaxin-71-like → MSVIDILTRVDSICKKYDRYDIDKQKDSNISGDDAFARLYAAVDADIEAALQKAETASKEKNRASAVAINAEIRRTKARLVEEVPKLQRLAMKKVKGLSSEEFAARNDLVLALPDRISAIPDGAAAAPKQSGGWGSSGPRAEIKFDSDGRFDDEYFQQTEESSQFRHEYEMRKMKQDQGLEVISEGLDTLKNMASDMNEELDRQVPLMDEIDTKIDKASSDLKNTNVRLKDTVNQLRSSRNFCIDIVLLIIILGIAAYLYNVLKK, encoded by the exons ATGAGTGTAATCGACATTCTTACTCGCGTCGATTCAATTTGCAAGAAATACGACAGGTACGATATCGATAAGCAGAAAGATTCAAACATCTCCGGCGATGATGCCTTCGCTCGCCTTTACGCTGCGGTCGATGCCGACATTGAAGCTGCTCTTCAG AAAGCAGAGACAGCTTCGAAGGAGAAAAATAGAGCGTCTGCTGTGGCGATCAATGCTGAGATTCGAAGAACTAAGGCTAGATTAGTAGAGGAGGTTCCCAAATTGCAAAGATTGGCTATGAAGAAG GTTAAGGGGCTTTCAAGTGAAGAATTTGCTGCACGTAATGATTTGGTCCTGGCATTGCCTGATAGGATAAGTGCAATTCCAGATGGTGCAGCAGCTGCACCCAAACAATCAGGAGGGTGGGGAAGTTCAGGTCCTCGTGCAGAAATTAAATTTGATTCAG ATGGACGTTTTGATGATGAGTACTTCCAACAAACTGAAGAATCAAGTCAATTCCGACATGAGTATGAAATGCGCAAAATGAAACAG GACCAAGGTTTGGAGGTCATATCAGAAGGTTTGGATACATTGAAAAACATGGCCAGTGATATGAATGAG GAGTTGGATAGGCAAGTTCCTCTGATGGATGAAATTGACACTAAG ATCGACAAGGCTTCATCTGATCTTAAGAATACGAATGTTAGGCTTAAGGACACGGTTAACCAG CTGAGATCTAGTCGAAACTTCTGCATTGATATTGTTTTACTGATCATAATTCTCGGAATTGCAGCCTATTTGTATAA TGTATTGAAGAAGTAA